The genome window GGTATTTCGGATAATTGGAAGCTCGGGCTTGGTGCGCAGGGGGGAATTAATGTGCTTCCGGTTGTGGATTTGAGCTCTCCCAGGAATAATACGGTGCTTGGAAGTTTCGGAATCGGGGCATGGCTGCGTTCGGATCGTCTGTATTTCGGGATATCAAAACCGGAACTGTTGACACAGAATTTCGGCAATCAGGCAATAACCAGCGTTTATCGTCGTCCCTTATATATAATGGCTGGTGGCAGTTACTATTTAAATGATGATCTGATGATATTGCCGCACGTTCTGTTTGTCCAGGAGAAGGACCATGCATTGCGTTTCGACCTGGGTAGCAGGTTTTGGTTTAATGAAAAAGTCGGCATAGGGGCGTCATACCGGATTGGGGGCGGATATCAGTCATTTTCGCAGAAAGTGGATTATTTGCAGATCTCGGCAGAAGTGCAGGCAGGAAAGAATATCAGATTGGGATATTTTTACAGCACGCGCCAGGTTGAGCAACTTTACGCCAACTATTCCGGCCCGAAAGGCATACATGAACTTATGCTGAAATTTGTACCGAGTCCGAACGGGTTTCAGAAAAACTAGTGCGGCTGGACGGTCAGAGATCGTTTTTGGCCTAAGTTAAAAGGATAATTTATTCGTAATGTTTTAATAAGTCTCGTACCTTTGTGCGGTAAATGAAATACTCACTTTTGTGATGGATAAATACACATATATAGCAAATTCCGACGGCGCTTACATAGAGGAATTGTACAATTCCTATAAGCAGAATCCAGCTTCAGTAGACGAAGGCTGGCAGAAATTTTTTGAAGGCTTTGACTTCTCACAAAAGTATCCTGTCAACGGCAACGGCCATGCGAACGGCGCTGCTAATGGCAAGGAAGCAGCCACAATTTCGAAAACCGATCCCTCCCGTATCCGCAAGGAAATGGAAGTTGTTCACCTAATCCGTGGATTCCGGTCAAGAGGCCACTTACTGGCAACTACCAACCCCATTCAAAAACGCAAGGATCGTCAGCCTCAGTTAGATATCGCTGATTTTAATCTTGGGAATGAAGATTTGGACACGGTTTTTGAAGCAGGCGTTGAGCTTTTCGGTCGTCCGGCATCACTGCGTGAAATCGTCGATTCGCTTAAAACGATTTATACAAGAAACATTGGTTTCGAATATTTATACATCCGTGACCGCGAGCAAAAAAGCTGGTTGCGCAAGAAAATTGAGAAGGAAGCATTGAATATGAGTTTCTCGATTGATGAGAAAAAACATATTCTTTCAAAGCTGAACGAGGCGGTTGTTTTTGAGAATTTCCTTCACACAAAATATTTAGGTCAAAAGCGTTTTTCTCTGGAAGGTGGCGAAACTACCATCCCTGCATTGGACGCGATGATCAACAAGGCTGCTGAAATGGGCGTTGTAGAAGTGATGATTGGGATGGCACACCGTGGCCGTCTGAACGTGCTTGCCAACGTGATGCAGAAAACTTACGGGCAGATCTTCAACGAGTTTGAAGGTAACTTGCCGGACCAGGTCTGGGGAGACGGCGACGTGAAATACCACATGGGTTTTGCAAGCCAGATCACAACCAAGAATGGTGAAAAAGTACACTTGAAACTGGCGCCTAACCCTTCTCACCTTGAAGCGGTTAACCCGGTTGTTGAAGGTTATATCCGGGCACGTGCCGACGGCATGTACGACAGTGATTACGACCGCGTTCTGCCGGTTCTGATTCATGGTGATGCAGCGGTTGCCGGTCAGGGGATTGTCTATGAAGTGACCCAAATGTCTGCCTTAAATGGCTACTACACAGGTGGGACCATTCACTTTGTGATCAATAACCAGGTTGGTTTTACAACAGACTTCATTGACGCAAGGTCCAGCATTTACTGTACAGACATTGCAAAGATTGTGGATGCGCCTGTTTTACACGTAAATGGGGATGATCCTGAGGCAGTTGTATTTTGTATGCGACTGGCTGTGGAGTATCGTCAGACCTTTAATAAGGACATTTTCATTGATATGGTTTGCTATCGTCGTCATGGTCACAACGAGGCGGACGAACCGAAATTTACGCAGCCGGTTCTTTATAAATCCATTGAGAATCACCAGAATCCACGGGAGATTTATCAAAAAACGCTCTCAGATCGCGGCGATATAGACGCGCAGCTGGCAGCTAACATGGACAAAGAGTTCAAGCAGCTTTTGCAGGAGCGTTTGGATATGGTAAAGCAAAAAGCATTGCCATATATCATGCCGAAACTGGAACAGGAATGGCACACATTGCGCAAATCGAGGCCGGAGGATTTTGAAAAATCGCCTGAAACCGGTGTTCCATTGGAAACATTGGAAAAAATCGGGAAAGCATTAATCAGCACGCCTGAGAATTTCAGCCGTCTGAAACAGATCGATAAGTTGCTCAAAGATCGTGAGCAAATGATTTTTGATAAAAAAGAAGTAAACTGGGCAACAGCCGAATTGCTTGCTTACGGTTCGATTCTTACTGAAGGGAACATTGTCAGATTAAGCGGCCAGGATGTGCAGCGCGGAACATTCTCTCACCGTCATGCGGTGCTTAGGGACGTGGAAACGAATGCAGCTTACAATAGTTTACAGCATATTCAGGAAGGTCAGGGGCCGTTCATGATCTATAACTCGCTGCTATCAGAATACGGCGTTTTAGGTTTTGAATTTGGTTATTCCATGGCAAACCCTAATGCATTGGTGATCTGGGAAGCACAGTTTGGTGACTTTGCAAATGGTACGCAGGTGATCATCGACCAGTTTGTTACTTCAAGTGAAACGAAATGGGATCGCTGGACAGGGTTGGTAATGCTGCTGCCTCATGGATATGAAGGCCAGGGACCGGAGCACTCCAATGCAAGGCCGGAGCGTTATTTGCAGCTTTCTGCTAATTACAACCTGATTGTAGCAAACGTAACAACGCCTGCAAACTTCTTCCACCTGATGCGCAGGCAGTTGAAATTCCCGTTCCGCAAGCCTTTGGTAGTAATGTCGCCAAAATCGATGCTGAGACATCCACTGTGCGTTTCGCCGATCGAAAGCCTGGTCAACGGCTCGTTCCAGGAAACGATAGGAGACACTTTTGCAGATCCGAAAAAGGTGAAAAAAGTGTTGCTGTGCACAGGAAAGCTTTATTATGAGCTTTACGAAAAACAGCAGACAGACAAGCGCGACGATGTTGCTATTATCCGTCTTGAACAAATGCATCCGTTCCCGCAGACGCAGATTGATGCACATTTGGCACAATATACCAATGCAAAAGTATATTGGGTGCAGGAAGAACCTTTCAATATGGGTGGCTGGACATTCATGCTGAGAATGTACAAAGGCGCAAATCCATTGCAGGTAATCGCCCGCGAATCAAGCGCTTCTCCTTCGACCGGTTTCTCGAAAATACACGCGAAAGAGCAGGCAGAGATTATTAGCAGAGCTTTTGAATGATATTCCTATAAAATTTAGACACTTAGTTCGATAACAAGATTGCACATAAAATGGCTGAAATTGAGATAAAAGTACCGCCCGTTGGCGAGTCCATTACAGAGGTTACAATAGGGAATTGGTTCAAAAATGATGGCGATTTTGTGAAAATGGATGAGGTCATTTGTGGACTTGATTCGGATAAAGCGACATTTGAACTGACAGCAGAAGCAGAAGGCACCCTGCACATTAAAGCGCAGGAAGGCGATACGCTGAACATTGGCGACCTGATTGCAACCATCGATTCAGCCGCGAACGGTGCATCGAAAGATACTGCTCCGAAACAGGAAGCTGCCCCTGCTGCCAATGCCGCTGCACCAGCTGCGTCCGCTGCTGAGCAACCGGCTGCCGATAAAATTGAAGACAAAGCAGGTGAACCCGCCGCTGTTGCGCCAGCACAAGCTGCTGCCGCTCCTGCCGGAGGTGGTAAAACATATGAAATGAAAGTTCCGGCAGTAGGAGAGTCTATTACGGAGGTTACCATTGCTTCATGGAGCAAAAAAGACGGTGATCACGTAGAAGTTGACGAGATCCTATGCGAACTGGAATCGGATAAAGCAACATTTGAATTACCGGCAGAAGCAGCAGGAACGTTGCGGATTGTTGGAAAAGAAGGTGAAACATTGTCCATTGGTGCGATCATCTGCACCATCGAGCCGGGAGCCGGCGGAGCACAGGCATCCGCAGGATCTTCTCAACAAGCCGCTGCACCAGCCGCGGAGACAGGCGGATCAGATAAAGCATATAGCGAAAAACACGCATCACCTGTTGCTGCGAAAATTTTAGCTGAAAGAGGAATCGATCCGAAAGACGTGAATGGTTCAGGATCAGGCGGACGCATTATGAAAGACGATGCATTAAAAGCAGGCAGCAAACCCGCTGAAACTCCTGCACCGTCACAATCAGCTGCTCCGAAACCTGCCGCACCTGCTGCAGCGCCAGCCGGAGCAAGAGGTCAGCGTCGTGAGAAAATGTCTTCACTGCGTAAGACGATCGCACGCAGATTGGTTGCTGTGAAAAATGAAACGGCCATGCTTACCACGTTCAACGAGGTGGATATGAAGCCGGTTATGGACGTACGTTCGAAATTCAAAGATAAATTCAAAGAGAAGCATGAAGTTGGTTTAGGCTTTATGTCATTCTTTGTGAAAGCAGTAACCGTTGCGTTGAAAGACTTCCCGGTTATTAATGCCTATATGGACGGCGATGAGCTGGTTTACAATGATTATGCAGACATTTCGGTGGCAGTTTCTACGCCTCGCGGCTTGGTTGTGCCTGTGATCCGCAATGCTGAAACATTGTCATTCGCAGCAGTTGAAAAAGAAATCGTTCGCTTGGCCGTTCGCGCCCGGGATGGAAAACTTGGACTGGATGAAATGTCCGGTGGAACATTCACGATCACCAACGGAGGAACATTCGGTTCGATGCTTTCAACACCGATCATCAATGCACCGCAATCAGCGATTCTGGGAATGCACAACATTGTTGAACGCGCAGTTGTGGTGGACGGTCAGATCGTTATCCGTCCTATTATGTACGTGGCACTTTCTTATGACCACCGCACCATTGACGGTAAAGATTCTGTAAGCTTCCTGGTTCGCGTGAAGCAGCTTCTGGAAGATCCAATGAGATTATTACTGGATATGTAATTCAAGCATTGCATTATAAATGACGAAGAGAGCCTGGGCAACTGGGCTCTCTTTTTGTTTTCAGAAGAAATTGAGAATCAACATTACAAGCATATTTAGTTAATTAACTTCTCATTATTCTTATGCCGGTCCTTATCCCGTTCCGTTTTCTTCGCCATGTTTTTTTCAAAAGCCTCGGTCAGGTTAATGCCTGTTTGATTAGCAAGGCATATCAGCACCCACATTACATCCGCCATTTCATCGCCCAGGTCTTTGCCCAAATCCGATTTCTTGAAGGACTGATCTCCATATGTCCTGGCCATAATGCGGGCAAGTTCTCCTACTTCTTCCGTCAGGATCGCCATATTAGTCAATTCAGAAAAATAACGGACGCCATAGGTTTTGATCCAGTTGTCAACTTGGGCTTGGGCTTCTTGGATGGTCATGGGGTTAATGAGTGAATTTTGAATGAGTGAATGTTTGAGTGATATGATATTTGATTCTGACGATGTGATGGGAGATTGCCTTTTATCTCAAATCCTGTTTTTTGAATCTATGATGATGGTTACTGGCCCGTCATTGAGCAATGCAACTTTCATATCGGCACCGAAGATTCCGCGTTGGATGGGTTTTTCTAATTCTTTTTCCAGGAAGGTGATCATTCCTTCGTAAAGTGGGGTTGCTATTTCGGGCTTGGCTGCTTCGATGAAGGAGGGCCGGTTTCCCTTTTTTGTGCTCGCATGCAGCGTGAACTGGCTGATCAGCAGAATGTCCCCGTCCACAGCTTTGAGGTCAAGGTTCATCTTATCATCACTATCTCCAAACACGCGCAGACCAACAATTTTCCTGCCCAACCACTCAATATCTTCCTGACTATCAAGATGTGTAATGCCCAATAAAACCAGAAAGCCCTTTTGTATTTCCCCTTCAACTTTCCCTTCAATTGTAACAGAAGCGCTGCTTACGCGCTGGACTACTGCGATCATTTGTATTAAGTATTTAAGAATGCAGCAAAGTTAGCGCACTTGAACGAACGATTGTACATTGCAGCACGAACTCGTTTTATTTGTTCGGTTTTGTTGAAAGGAAACACACATTATCACGATACATTAATCATCAGCATTACGTATTTAAATACGGAGGTAAGAAGAATACATTTTCATTTATTAGCCTTGGAAAGCGTGGCCGAATTAAGAAAGTTGTCCAATTCAGGCTTATTGACGACAACGTTTATAACCTGGGTTTCGGAGATTATTCTGAGGAGTTCGATACATTAGATGATCAGGTTGTTACAGATAACGGGGATATGGAAAAAGTCCTGGCAACCGTTATTGCAGTTATGGAGCACTTTTTGAAGAGAAATCCGGAAGTGCGAATTTTCCTGACAGGCAGTACACCATCAAGAACAAGATTATATCAAATCATAATCAGCAGCCACTATGACCACTTAGCTTTACATTTTGAAATATATGGCTTCCGGCAAGAGCAATGGCTGCCATTTCTGAAAAATGTAAATTATGAATCATTCCTCATTTTGAAATTGTTATAACTTTACCCAAGATGAAATCAACTATGAAAGTCAGATCGGTCTCTGAAAGCAATACGGAAGGTTCCTATGATGCCAGTCTCGATAGGTTGGAAGATAAAGATCTGTTTCCTGCCAAAACCGCAATTGCAAAAGCCACATTATCTAAGACCAGCCTTCCAGTGCGAAAAGGCAAGCTTTTGAATTCTCCTTCCAAATGATCTCTTTTGAGATAGAGAGCCATACTTCCAAAATGAAAGAGGAACGCATATCCGTTTTTGATATTTTTAAGATTGGGATTGGGCCTTCCAGTTCGCATACGATTGGGCCCTGGCGGGCGGCTCAGCAATTTTTGCAGGCTGTTCAGGCGAAGGATGCCTTGGACGAGGTGCGGGCGGTTAACATTCATCTTTATGGTTCACTGGCGAAAACGGGTAAGGGGCATGGGACGGATATTGCGGTGATCCTGGGTCTGAGCGGTTATGATCCGGTTACGGTGAAGACGGAACATATTGATGAGATCCTGGCTGAAATTGCCTCAAAGGAATGCATAGTGCTCCCCGGTGACTTACAGGTGGTTTTCTCTCCTAAAAAGAACATCATCTTCCATAAGAACGAGACACTTCCATTTCATCCCAATGGCCTCACATTCATTGCAAACTGCGGAACCAAAGGCTTGATTGAAGAATCATACTACTCGGTAGGTGGCGGTTTCGTGATTCAGGAGGGCAAGGCCGGGGACGAGGTGAAGCCATGCGTGGATCTTCCTTACCCAATCGACCAGGCTGCGGACTTACTGAAATGGCATCATGCTTCACAAAAGCCGATTTGGGAGATTGTTTTAGAAAATGAAAAAGTTTGGAAAGACGAAAAGCTGGTCAGAAACGATTTAATGAATATCTGGCACGTGATGCAGCAAAGCATTTTTCATGGTTGCCAGACGAACGGTGTTTTGCCGGGTGGTTTGAATGTGCAGCGGCGGGCGGCAGCATTAAACGAGAAGCTATTGAAAGACTTTGTCTGCGCTGGCTGTGACGACTGGATGGACGCGATCCGCCGGAGCGGTGCGGGGTTTAGCTATACATTGGATTGGGTAAGTTGCTTTGCCTTAGCAGTTAATGAAGAAAATGCATCATATAGCAGGGTTGTTACTGCGCCAACAAACGGGTCGGCAGGAGTGATTCCGGCGGTGATTCAGTATCATCTTACTTTTTGCGGAGGGACGGAGGAAGATGTGTTTCGGTTTTTACTGACAGCCGGTGAGATTGGGAGTATTTTTAAAAAAGGAGCCACACTTTCGGCAGCTATGGGCGGTTGTCAGGCTGAAATTGGCGTTTCTTCGGCTATGGCTGCTGCTGGATTGGCGCAGGTTTCCGGTGGCACGGTTGAACAATGTTTGATGGCTGCTGAAATTGCGATGGAGCATCATCTGGGCCTTACTTGCGATCCTGTGGGCGGTTTGGTGCAGATTCCCTGCATCGAGCGGAATACAATGGGAGCGATTAAGGCGATTACGGCTTGTCAGCTGGCATTGCAAAGTAACCCGGACAATGCAAAAGTTTCGCTGGACAATGTGGTGCATACCATGTGGGAAACGGCACTGGATATGAATAATCGCTATAAAGAGACTTCGGAAGGCGGGTTAGCGGTGAATATCCCGATTAGTTTGAGTGAATGTTAAAGATTCAGCAGCAAATGTGCCAGCCCGAAATATACGCCATAGCCGATGAGGTCGTTGGCTGTGGTGATGAAGGGACCGGATGCTACTGCGGGGTTAATGCCTATTTTTTCAAGTAAAATCGGCGTCATGGTTCCCATAAACGAGGCGAGGAAAACGACGGACATTAATGCTGCCGAAACGACCAATGCTAATTGTATATCGTTGCCAATCAAAAGATTAAAGCCGAAAACAATGGTGCTGATGATAATGCCATTGATAAATGCAACGGCAAACATTCTGATCAGTCGCTGCCCAACCGTTGTGTCCAAGCCGGTTTTATCAGCCAGACTTTGAAGAATAATAGAAGAGGTTTGAATGCCCACATTCCCGCCGGTGGATCCGATAATAGGAATGAATGCGGCCATAGCAGGGATAATTTTCAAATCTCCTTCAAAAAAACTGATAAACTTTGCGGCCAGGATCCCGCCCATCATGCCCACCAAGAGCCACGGTAAACGTGCTTTGGTCTGCTGCCAGATCGTATCGTCCTCTTCCACATCGCCCGTAATACCCGCCATCGCCAATGTGTCCGAGCTGGCTTGCTCTGTGATCACGTCGATCACGTCATCAATGGTGATCCGGCCCAAAAGTTTTCCCTGCACATTCACAACAGGCAGTGCGTCAAGGTCGTAACGCTGCATGAGCTCCGCTACTTCTTCGGCCGGGCGGTAAGTTTCCACGAAAATCACATCTTTGTCATACAGACTTTCAATGCGCGTATTTTTATGTGCCAGAACGATTTTTTTCAGTGAAAGAAGGCCTAGCAGTTTGCCAAAATCATCCACAACGTAAACCGCATACACTTTCCCAACATCCTCTGCTTGCTTACGGAGCTCTTCAATACATTGGTTTACATTCCAATTGACATTGGCTTTTACCAACTCTTTCTGCATCAAACCACCGGCCACATCTTCGTCATAGTGCAGCAGATCGAGGATAAAACGCGCTTGTTCGCGGTCTTCCAGCAAGGCAATCACTTCTTCGCGAACACGGATAGGCTGCTCGTTCAGCAAATCCACCGCATCATCAGAATCGAAAAGATTGACAAAATGAGAGATTTCCTCTGACGTGAATGCTTTCAAAAACTCACGACGTTCATTCGGATCCATATCCGCCAGGATTTCCGCCCCGCGTTCCACATTCAGCTGCGTGATCAGGAATTTGGCACTCTCTGTTTCCAGCTCTGACAAAAGACCGGTGATATCTGCCGGAAAAAGGCTCTCCGTTTCCCTTCTGATGGAAGCAGAATCCTGTTTTTCAATCAGTTCCAGAATGTGCTCTACGTAATCTTTGGTTAATTCAAACGTCATTGGTCACTTAGCTTTTAGCAATTAGCAGAATGGCTCCTAGCTACATTATATACTATCAAAAGGCATTTTCAGATTTGCGGCTGCAAATCCTGGGCAAGTCTGGTCAGCTCCACGAACTGCGCCACGCTCAGCTGCTCCGCCCGTTTGGTCAGCAGTGGATTTTCAGGAAATTCACCGATGGGTTTCAATGCATTGCGAAGTGTTTTTCTTCTTTGATTAAAAGCCGTTTTCACAACTCTGAAAAACATTTTTTCATCACAATCCAATGCTGCGACCGCATTCCTACGCAAACGGATCACGCCGGACTGCACTTTGGGAGGCGGATCAAATGCACCAGGAGGCACTGAAACCAGGTAATCTATATTATAAAATGCCTGCAATAGAACGCTTAATATACCATAATCCTTATTTCCCGGAGGCGATGCAATGCGCATAGCCACTTCTTTTTGCAGCATACAAACGATCTCGGGGATCTGATCGCGGATTTGTAATGCACGGAAAAAAATCTGAGAGGAAATGTTGTAGGGAAAGTTGCCAATGATGGCGAAAGGCTCTGAAAAGTAATCGGCCGGATTGAATTTCAGAAAGTCGCCTTCGATGATCCTGGGCGTGAGGTCTTCGTAATATTTCTTCAAATAGGCAACAGATTCGGTGTCGATTTCAATCACGTGTGTGCTGAATGCATCTTTTGTGATCAGAAACTGGGTGAGGACGCCCATCCCGGGGCCAATCTCTAAAACCGTGCTGTAACCGTTATGTCCGGACAGTCCGTCAACGATCCGCTGAGCAATATTTAAGTCTTTCAGAAAGTGCTGGCCCAAATGCTTTTTGGCCCTTACTTTGGAATCGTCGCGCTTTTTATAATTTGTTTTCACGAACCAAAATTACGGCTTAATTCGTAGATTTATCGAATAAAGAATAGGAAGGAATCTTAAAAGTGCGATTATCAACTTACTATGGAATTGATCTTGTCCCAGACCGATTGGCAGACTATACACGCTACACTTCAGCATCTCAACCTGATAGGAATTACCTTTTCTCCGGACTTTATCATCCGTAATATCAGTGCGCATGCTTTGATGAAAACAGGCTGGCAGGAGTCGGACCTGGTGGGACACAGCATTTTTGACAGACTCATTCCCAAGGAAGAAGAACATGAAATCCGGCAGATGCTGGAAGAAGGCATTCAGGGAAAGCGAAAATTGGAACAGAGAGAAGTGCCATTTTTAGCTCAGAAAGGAACATTAAGGACGTTTTCGATCAACAGCGTGCTCATGCACAGCGAGCACGACGAGGTGGAATGTGTGACATTGGTTGGTGATGACATCACCCGCCGGCGTAGAATGGAATCATCCATTGCCAAATCCAACTCGCAGTTGCAGGATTTGGTGGATAACACCAGCGATCTGATCCAGCTGGTTGCGATCGACGGGAAATTTATATTTGTAAACAAAGCCTGGCGCGAAGTGCTGGGTTATGGGCTCGACGAAATTGCGTCCATGCGGATGGAAGACATTCTGCATCCGCAGCATAAAGAGCAGGCACTGGCGCAGCTGAAACTGATCGAGCAAGGCTATTCCAATCCAAATTTTGAAACGGTTTTCCTCAGTAGGGAGGGCAAAAAGGTCTTTGTGGCAGGAAGTGTCAATTGCCGTTTTGATAATGGTAAACCAACTGCTTTCCGCTGCATTTTAAATGATTA of Dyadobacter chenhuakuii contains these proteins:
- a CDS encoding 2-oxoglutarate dehydrogenase E1 component; this translates as MDKYTYIANSDGAYIEELYNSYKQNPASVDEGWQKFFEGFDFSQKYPVNGNGHANGAANGKEAATISKTDPSRIRKEMEVVHLIRGFRSRGHLLATTNPIQKRKDRQPQLDIADFNLGNEDLDTVFEAGVELFGRPASLREIVDSLKTIYTRNIGFEYLYIRDREQKSWLRKKIEKEALNMSFSIDEKKHILSKLNEAVVFENFLHTKYLGQKRFSLEGGETTIPALDAMINKAAEMGVVEVMIGMAHRGRLNVLANVMQKTYGQIFNEFEGNLPDQVWGDGDVKYHMGFASQITTKNGEKVHLKLAPNPSHLEAVNPVVEGYIRARADGMYDSDYDRVLPVLIHGDAAVAGQGIVYEVTQMSALNGYYTGGTIHFVINNQVGFTTDFIDARSSIYCTDIAKIVDAPVLHVNGDDPEAVVFCMRLAVEYRQTFNKDIFIDMVCYRRHGHNEADEPKFTQPVLYKSIENHQNPREIYQKTLSDRGDIDAQLAANMDKEFKQLLQERLDMVKQKALPYIMPKLEQEWHTLRKSRPEDFEKSPETGVPLETLEKIGKALISTPENFSRLKQIDKLLKDREQMIFDKKEVNWATAELLAYGSILTEGNIVRLSGQDVQRGTFSHRHAVLRDVETNAAYNSLQHIQEGQGPFMIYNSLLSEYGVLGFEFGYSMANPNALVIWEAQFGDFANGTQVIIDQFVTSSETKWDRWTGLVMLLPHGYEGQGPEHSNARPERYLQLSANYNLIVANVTTPANFFHLMRRQLKFPFRKPLVVMSPKSMLRHPLCVSPIESLVNGSFQETIGDTFADPKKVKKVLLCTGKLYYELYEKQQTDKRDDVAIIRLEQMHPFPQTQIDAHLAQYTNAKVYWVQEEPFNMGGWTFMLRMYKGANPLQVIARESSASPSTGFSKIHAKEQAEIISRAFE
- the rsmA gene encoding 16S rRNA (adenine(1518)-N(6)/adenine(1519)-N(6))-dimethyltransferase RsmA → MKTNYKKRDDSKVRAKKHLGQHFLKDLNIAQRIVDGLSGHNGYSTVLEIGPGMGVLTQFLITKDAFSTHVIEIDTESVAYLKKYYEDLTPRIIEGDFLKFNPADYFSEPFAIIGNFPYNISSQIFFRALQIRDQIPEIVCMLQKEVAMRIASPPGNKDYGILSVLLQAFYNIDYLVSVPPGAFDPPPKVQSGVIRLRRNAVAALDCDEKMFFRVVKTAFNQRRKTLRNALKPIGEFPENPLLTKRAEQLSVAQFVELTRLAQDLQPQI
- a CDS encoding nucleotide pyrophosphohydrolase, which translates into the protein MTIQEAQAQVDNWIKTYGVRYFSELTNMAILTEEVGELARIMARTYGDQSFKKSDLGKDLGDEMADVMWVLICLANQTGINLTEAFEKNMAKKTERDKDRHKNNEKLIN
- a CDS encoding PorP/SprF family type IX secretion system membrane protein, with translation MNTQLFRIRLNVCLLLLAAASFQPLLAQREVLYEQYVQSPMTINPGFTGVRETFNMTAMFRRKWFNIQNSPSSQTFTADGTVANGKFGIGFMALNDQTSFFTTTGFSGSFAYHLGISDNWKLGLGAQGGINVLPVVDLSSPRNNTVLGSFGIGAWLRSDRLYFGISKPELLTQNFGNQAITSVYRRPLYIMAGGSYYLNDDLMILPHVLFVQEKDHALRFDLGSRFWFNEKVGIGASYRIGGGYQSFSQKVDYLQISAEVQAGKNIRLGYFYSTRQVEQLYANYSGPKGIHELMLKFVPSPNGFQKN
- a CDS encoding L-serine ammonia-lyase, producing MISFEIESHTSKMKEERISVFDIFKIGIGPSSSHTIGPWRAAQQFLQAVQAKDALDEVRAVNIHLYGSLAKTGKGHGTDIAVILGLSGYDPVTVKTEHIDEILAEIASKECIVLPGDLQVVFSPKKNIIFHKNETLPFHPNGLTFIANCGTKGLIEESYYSVGGGFVIQEGKAGDEVKPCVDLPYPIDQAADLLKWHHASQKPIWEIVLENEKVWKDEKLVRNDLMNIWHVMQQSIFHGCQTNGVLPGGLNVQRRAAALNEKLLKDFVCAGCDDWMDAIRRSGAGFSYTLDWVSCFALAVNEENASYSRVVTAPTNGSAGVIPAVIQYHLTFCGGTEEDVFRFLLTAGEIGSIFKKGATLSAAMGGCQAEIGVSSAMAAAGLAQVSGGTVEQCLMAAEIAMEHHLGLTCDPVGGLVQIPCIERNTMGAIKAITACQLALQSNPDNAKVSLDNVVHTMWETALDMNNRYKETSEGGLAVNIPISLSEC
- the dtd gene encoding D-aminoacyl-tRNA deacylase → MIAVVQRVSSASVTIEGKVEGEIQKGFLVLLGITHLDSQEDIEWLGRKIVGLRVFGDSDDKMNLDLKAVDGDILLISQFTLHASTKKGNRPSFIEAAKPEIATPLYEGMITFLEKELEKPIQRGIFGADMKVALLNDGPVTIIIDSKNRI
- a CDS encoding DUF6934 family protein, whose protein sequence is MFGFVERKHTLSRYINHQHYVFKYGGKKNTFSFISLGKRGRIKKVVQFRLIDDNVYNLGFGDYSEEFDTLDDQVVTDNGDMEKVLATVIAVMEHFLKRNPEVRIFLTGSTPSRTRLYQIIISSHYDHLALHFEIYGFRQEQWLPFLKNVNYESFLILKLL
- the mgtE gene encoding magnesium transporter: MTFELTKDYVEHILELIEKQDSASIRRETESLFPADITGLLSELETESAKFLITQLNVERGAEILADMDPNERREFLKAFTSEEISHFVNLFDSDDAVDLLNEQPIRVREEVIALLEDREQARFILDLLHYDEDVAGGLMQKELVKANVNWNVNQCIEELRKQAEDVGKVYAVYVVDDFGKLLGLLSLKKIVLAHKNTRIESLYDKDVIFVETYRPAEEVAELMQRYDLDALPVVNVQGKLLGRITIDDVIDVITEQASSDTLAMAGITGDVEEDDTIWQQTKARLPWLLVGMMGGILAAKFISFFEGDLKIIPAMAAFIPIIGSTGGNVGIQTSSIILQSLADKTGLDTTVGQRLIRMFAVAFINGIIISTIVFGFNLLIGNDIQLALVVSAALMSVVFLASFMGTMTPILLEKIGINPAVASGPFITTANDLIGYGVYFGLAHLLLNL
- the odhB gene encoding 2-oxoglutarate dehydrogenase complex dihydrolipoyllysine-residue succinyltransferase, which encodes MAEIEIKVPPVGESITEVTIGNWFKNDGDFVKMDEVICGLDSDKATFELTAEAEGTLHIKAQEGDTLNIGDLIATIDSAANGASKDTAPKQEAAPAANAAAPAASAAEQPAADKIEDKAGEPAAVAPAQAAAAPAGGGKTYEMKVPAVGESITEVTIASWSKKDGDHVEVDEILCELESDKATFELPAEAAGTLRIVGKEGETLSIGAIICTIEPGAGGAQASAGSSQQAAAPAAETGGSDKAYSEKHASPVAAKILAERGIDPKDVNGSGSGGRIMKDDALKAGSKPAETPAPSQSAAPKPAAPAAAPAGARGQRREKMSSLRKTIARRLVAVKNETAMLTTFNEVDMKPVMDVRSKFKDKFKEKHEVGLGFMSFFVKAVTVALKDFPVINAYMDGDELVYNDYADISVAVSTPRGLVVPVIRNAETLSFAAVEKEIVRLAVRARDGKLGLDEMSGGTFTITNGGTFGSMLSTPIINAPQSAILGMHNIVERAVVVDGQIVIRPIMYVALSYDHRTIDGKDSVSFLVRVKQLLEDPMRLLLDM